Genomic segment of Drosophila ananassae strain 14024-0371.13 chromosome 2L, ASM1763931v2, whole genome shotgun sequence:
CTGGTGGGCTTTAGAACATTACTGCCACAGGGTATGGCGTTTAActagaaaatataattcatataaatcaaattaaattatcTTCGCTTGTTGCTTTATAATTCCAAACCTACCTTTTCCCAAACGCCACTGGAATGCAAAAAGGTGATAAAATGTTGGAAAGCAATGATCTTATCTCTGAGCTGATTGATGATCTGCATAGAACGAGAGCTTCCCAAGGCGTGGCGATGGCTATCCTGATCAGCTACGGCCTCCTCCCAACGGGGATCGGCTATTGGCAAGTCTTCGGCCAAGTCCTCGGCTATTGTGATCACTATTCTGTCCAACTTGTACGCATCCAAAGGCGCTCCAGTGCGGTCGACGTCAGCGATGGTGCGCATCATATCGCCGACAATGGTTTTGGCCATGTTGTTGTTACGTTTCAATTGGTAGAGGAAGGCAGCCTTCAACTGACCTACCTCGTCGACCAGCTCGTTATACACATCATCCGGATCTAGCTCAAACATGTGCAGATTATTGGAGCTTCCTGAGAGCGCACTTTGATCCCCCAAGCCCCCAAAGCTGGCGTTGAAAGAAGCAGGGGCGAACAGGTCTGGCGTGTTGCAAGAGCTCATGTTCAGGAGCTCTGTGCCATCAAAATCTCCAGGCGTGATGGACACTAATCCATGGGTGCGGCTGAAAAATAGCGGTAAGTGACTGCAGATGGCGGCACTCAAAATTCGGTCGTCGTGCAAGTGGAATTCTATCTTCTCCGCTTCCAATTCTGCAGTGGGCACTGCGTTTGTCAAATGCAGGGGATAGACTACTTTCGGTGTGTATAAGTAAATGTGACCACTTCCCACTACGAATCGCAGCCTCAAACAATCCTCCTCGGATTTAGGGCTATAGAACTTGGTAATTTTAAGCGGTGTGAATGTCTCCAGGACTACGCTCTCCGCCTGTGGAGTGGCCAAGACTGAAAAAGTTAAATGATATATACTATGTCGATCCTTGAATCCTAGATTGCGTCAAACTTACCAAGTGCGTAGCACATTTGAGGAGCATGAGCTGCATTTACGGCTCCTGCCAAAATGTATGACTTATTTTTTACGACATGGAAATCTAACAAGTGCATATCAATCTCAAGGTTGTCAGCCGGCAAGCGAACGTTCCAGAACTTCTGTTTGAATTCATCGCGAATTCGGCGCACAATCTCTCCGTCCTCGTAGATGAGGTTTTCGGCATTACCCTTGTTGGTGAGACTCCAACGCTGAATCGCTCTGTCGGAGAGCACAGATACAACAGTTTCCCCATCTGCAGAATTGCTTTCGCAACACATGCCCACTAAGGCCTGCAATACATTTCAAAGTTATTAATCCCAATTATTAGTAATCCCAAATGCCGCATCTTACCTGATCTTTGTCACCTCCTGTATTCATGCCAATCAAAATTGAAGCAAATTTTTTGCCAAAGCCTCCCAAAATACTAGTCGCTGGCTTGATAGTCTTATGGTGGAGCGTGTAGCGCCCATTGGTTAGACCAACGCGTAGGAATACCAAATTGCAAGTAGTCGTTACAGCCAAGTATCCTTGCTGCTTTGGTAGATTCAGCAACTGAACGAATTCCTGCCCAGTTAGAATTGATAGATCCACAGAGTTTCCGTCGTGGGCAATAGACGACCAGTAGCGCACATCTCCGGTGGCAGAAACGGATATGCAAGAGGCCATTTGCTGACCTTCAGTTTGGAATACGCTGACCAAATCGCTTTTGTGACCCAAATCGCTATACGGGAGTGTTAGCTCCCGGCACTGAGCCAAGCCACCAGCTCGTCTTCCTGTGGGTTTGTTAGCACGAGGCGGCGATCCAGACTTGCTTTGATCTTTATACTGCCAGATTAAGAGCCGACGGCCTTGGATAACCTAAATAAGAAAAACATGTTAACTTCTTGCTACAAAAGATAGAATATAGTAATTACCCAAGCCCAGCCATTTTGGGCCACTTTGGCGGTAACCGTAGCAGATCCTGCCCCTGCAAAAGTCAGTGCTTCATTCACCACCACGGGTAGTGGGCAACCATAGCTCTCCACCACATTGTAATCGGATCGGATCCCAGGTATGGACTGCGTCGAGCGTATGGAGAGGCTGTGTCGACTGTATAACTGAGATTATACATTTTGCTTTAGACTTGGGGCCTATTAAAACTTACCTGTTGCTCAGAGCAGTCTTTTTGAGGTTTGTAGACAATTGAGCACTGCTGGCGTTACCGCCAAAAAAGGATTTTCGCGTGCTGTCCGCCGTAGGGCCGGTCGGCATGCTGTAGCGCCGCAGCCCCGGAGACGACTCCCTTGATAGTCCGTACAGCTGCTTCTGCATGTTTCTTTCCATATTTTTGATCTGAGGCCAATTTAAACGCTACTTAACaaacaattttatattttcgcGATGGTAAACAATTTGACCGGCATGTAGCATATGGTTGAGGCGATAACGATGGCCAAGAAATTGGTGGTGGGATGGTGATAGCAGATACCTGTTATCGATATAATCGTTTTTCAGTCGCCATGAAATTACTTTTCAAATTAGTTTGGAAAAAATTACTTATTTAATATTCCTTGCGTTTATGCTTTTTATGTATTACAGATTGTAATTTTATCTTCAAGCTGTTCCGAAAAGCTCGTGACTATCTTCGTGACCTACCATTTCCCATCTCTATTGGAGGTCGCACCAGAATTTCACATAATTTGGTAAACAAAACGGAAAAGCTAATTTGAATGGCCACCTGGACGCAAAATGAGCCAACAGGCGTCACCAAGCGAAGGCGTTGGAACCTCGAAGGTGAACTCAAAAACGCCACTCTATCACAACACTCCTCATTTAAAAAATCCTTTCAGATCGTGCGTCTCTCAACAAACTTAAGCACCACATCGCCGAGGAAGGATGTCCTCAGACGCAGTACGACTTGGCCAAAGAACTGCTCCAAAATGCCATAGGTAAGATCTTTTCTTTGTAAgcaatacaatttttatagatTACTGATTCTGCAGAACCCAATCTTGCCAATGGAAACCAGAACCAGAAAGCTGTTAACTGGCTGGTTAGTGCTGCACACAATGGACACGAGGAGGCTGCGAAATTATTGCAACAGTGCTACAACAATGGTAGTGGTATTACTCCGGAGAATGCGGATGAAGTGCGTCGGTGCCTGGCCATGACTCCAGGTGAGCGGGCAGCCAGAAAAGCAGCCCGGGAGCTCTTTGCTTGTCTGTCAAACGGTAACGAGCACATCACGCCCAAGCAGCTGGAACGCAAAATGCGACGCATCTACAACATGCAACGTAAACGTCGCCGACGCGGTGAGGATCGTTCTTCATCCAGTAGCGAAGAGGAAACGGAACGGGAGCCTGAATGTGAACCTTTGGAGGACAGGGCTACCATTGGTCTTTCCAATGTAGGACGACGTCGTTTCATAACCGAAGACCACTTGGTTTCCGCCGCGTCCAACTATAGCGCTGGGCAGATGCCCAGTGTAAATGAGGCACTGACCTTATCCGTGCCGGATCCGCGGAGTCTAGACCACGTGCCCTGCTTCTACCGCATGATATTTCACCCGCTCATCTTTTTGACACTCCTGTACCACCGCCTACTCAACGTGATTGTGTCCATTCCCAACGTTATACCTCTAAGTGTGCGTTGTAGCATTCTGGTGGCTCTCTCCTGGTGGAGCACCCGTCACATGCTTCCCTTGGTTAGCTACTACGTCAGCTTGGGGGTCATGATCTGGGCCACCTGCAAGATGCTAAAGACCAAGCAGCAGTTCGTGGATTTTCGAATCTGGTCGGGGTTGTTCCTCAGTTACGGTGATAATAATATCGAAGCCGATATCGCGGAGCAGAGATTCTTGCGCAACAACATGAAACCGTATCTGTATTACTTTTGTGCCTTCATTTGCAACCTGATTGTGTATCCGCTGGTAACTGACGCCTGGCTGCCGCACTCTGAACTAACCATCCTCTCGGGTGCATTTACCTTCCTCACCATGGGAGTGGCAATGTATGCTTCATCCCATCTGTTCCCCGATTGGCTGGTGATTGTGTCCTTTGCTGTTAACGTGCTGGCCAAGTATCCCTACGAGATGGATGAGGTGGTCTCCACCCGATGGCGCTTCTTGGACCTGCGTGTGCCCACTTTCTCATCGTTTGTCATAGGAAATGGCATTGAATTTTGTCTAAACTGCCGTACAGCGCTATACCTCTTCATCCCTGTGCTCCTGGTAATGATGGCCAAACGATCTCGTTGGCACGGGATGTACACTTACCTGATTCCTCACTGCGTAACTCTCAGCTGGCTGCAGGTATGCATCGCTACTTCGCAGAGCGCCACCATGTTTGGAGTCATGCGGGCGGCCCTAGGCTTGGCCGGGATTGTCCTGTTCCTGCCACTATTTGGGATTGTCGCTCTACTCGTTCCTGTATTCGTTGCCATTGATAGTCTGGGCTTGGCCAGCGAGCAGCTCCGTTGGGGCAGCACTGCCATCACGTGTGGTTTGGTGGTAGTTGTATCCTGTATCCTTGCTCTAAATCGAGCCACCCAAAAGTATATTACCATGCTTCAGGTGTGTTACtgttcaaaattaatttgtaacCGAGATTAACCCCAAAAATACTATTCCAGCTTATCATGGCCGTCACCACAGCCTGTGTATTGGTCTTTCCGTACATGACATCTAACTTTAAGGACACACCACGCTTCAATGCTATGCCCAGGGCGGGACTTCATTCGCTCTCAGAGGTGGAAACCCTACAGTGGGATCGTTTTCACTCACTGTGCGCCCAACCTGTCTTCGAACAACCAAACAAGATCAAAACCCAACTCCGATGCGCTCACCTGAACGGAGTACCAGTCACCTGGGAGGGCAGCATTGCCAAGGTGGAAATCTCCAAGGTAACCAACACGCTGGAGGATGTGATTGCCAACTATCTTCCTGTATGGCTGGCTAGGATGATGCGGTGTGTTTACGGAGAGAACATCTCGCAGCACTTCCAGTGTGATCCTAAGTCGGATGCGCAGTGCGAGGAATGGCAAGGAGTTCTCAAAGCGTTAAAGGCAGAGAGCGGAAGTTGCACTCTTCACCGATGGAACCGCTACGAATACGAGCTGCTCTTGAAAGTCGGCTCAAATAATGCAGGTCGATATTTAGGTCGCTGCACTTCCAGCAATGTGATTCTGCGAGCTCACCATGACTTCGGAAACTTTACAAGACTCCTTAACGAAGGCGACAAGGTTATCTTCTACGGAACTCTGCAAAATTCTGGACTTTTGTCCGATAGTGTGCAGGTGCACCTAAAGACAATCGAGTGCGTCAACTGCCAGTCCAAAAATCTACGAAGAGCAAGCATCGAACGGGCTGTGGCTATTTCGCCAATGGATGCCCGTCTCCAGGATCTGATGCGAGGcattaaatatttgttaaacgCTTTGTTGAACCCTTTGATTACTTTTAAGTAAGCCTAACGCCTAATGCTCTCCTCAAATAAACTTATTAAAACTAGATATTATCTgtaatttaaaattgtttcCTTTTTAACCGACTGTCATTGTTCCTTTATAATTTACATGCACTTCAAGGCACAAACAGTTTCTATAACCATAAAACATTTGTATTTTAATCAAGGATTATCAAGTCCGGATCATCCTCTGTGATGGTGCAATCTGCGTCTGCCACTTCGTTCTGATAGGTAATGTCATCGTTTGTGTAGGTTATAGGATCCACGTCCGGCATGTGGCGATATAGCAGTTGGGGACAGGTGAGGTTAATCATCTTTTCCTTGACCGCCGCTGTAATTTTCGCATCAAGGGTCGGCATCAATGGCTCCTCATCTTTCGAATAAAAAGTTGACTTTGAAAATACTGGAATACCGGACTTCTTAAAAGTGGAAGCTGGCTTTGGCAGCGGTAGCAGGACATCGCGTTCCCTCTCGCCCGTGTTAGTGTCGAAAAAATCAAAGTCGGGGCTTTTGCTGACAGACTCGAGTTCCGGTATCGGAGCAGACACCGCCTCAATCTTCGCATCCGTGAGGTTGTGCAGCTCGCACGGCTCCAGGCAGATAAAGCGTTCTGGGGAGTTTATCAAGAATTGAACACCTGCCAGAAGAAGCTTCCGGTGAGAGGCATCCTCCACGCCAAGCACAACCAGATCGCTAAGCAGGATTTGCTTGCAGCTGGCGATGCTGTCGTAGCCCCGTTCCAGGAACTTGCCAATATACTTCTCCATTGTAAGAAGGACCAGCCATTCGCGCACCGCACGTCGGCACATTTTAATTTTACGGGAATTCTACGGAGCGGTCAAGAATGTCCTCTAAAAAAACTTACAGTTCATTTTTGGCGCTACCGTTTTGGCAGCTTACACGGAGcacaaaattatatttttaatagggTTGTGAAGAAATTTGTAGAGAAATGTCATAGGCAAGTTTCATAGCACTGCATATAAATTactctttttgaattttttagttttaaatagaattttaaacTAACAGCTACTAGAAAATAAAACTAGTAATTAAAACCAAGTagctatattttgtttattttttaacgtgttaaaaaaaacgtaaatttttaaatttgaaccGGGTGAACCGGGTAAAACTTTGGCGGCAACTCAAATTTCCAGGGctgccaaaaaataaagcaactatcgttttatttaatgttagtatagaaaaaaacaataaatgatATTCAACCACCAACATTAACTACAGAAGACTATAAATTAAacgaatttaataaaaattcataatCTGGCGCATAATATAAGGATAAAATGCAagtttctaaaattttaacaaCAATCAGCAAGGACTATGATGTTCTTAAAAATTTAGAATCTGGGATGGAAATAAATGTAATTTACGCAtcatttcccaaaaaaaatttttattttaacttttataataaaaatttgaataaaattaatcGGATAAAGCATCGTTTTTGGGAATTTTCCAACACTTGCGTACTATTTACTATCTACAAACCCGCAGCTGGCTATTTAAGTGGCCAGACTCTCGGCTCTCGAAACACTCGCGATTCATCCACCTGAGAATACACCTGAGAGGGTGCACTATCTACACCGAAGACCCGCAGTTCCCCGAAGAATACCGGAGTCAAGAGAACACTTTGCAAGTaccaaaaaaggaaaactgtGTCATCATGATACCCACAATAACGAAGAACTACCAGAATGTGGTGATTAGCACGGGAAACATGCTGGAAATCAGCAACGAGCTGGGCCAGCGCAAGTCCAATGAGGAGCTCTACGACGGCCTGAAGGTAACCCTCCACAGCGACCCTAGCGAGGAGCGCGTGGTGGTCGAGGTGGAGATAGACGAGACGCACGGCCGTGTGCAGAGGGCCACCCAGGAGCTCAACAGCCGACTTACGGAGAATGGGCGCAACGAGATCAGTATTGGCGCCAAGATATTCCTCAACCGGAACTCGAGGGAGTGCGCTCAGCAGGCCGTAGAAGCACTGCTTAATATACTCAATGTGACGCACGTGGACAATGTGGTGCTGGCATACCACCCGAATGTGAACAGCGTTGCCAACGAAACGGCTGCGGCCACAACATCGACAGCGGTAAAATCTCCCTGTTCCGAGGGCAGCACCGTTCCATCCACCGCCAGCAACTGGAGTCTGAAGAACGGTGCCCAGGGAGTAGCCGAGCTGAAGGAACTCTACCAGTCACTGGAGCAATATGCTCTCAAGCAGAAAATCACACAGCTGGGCATCGCCGATTTGGATGCCGCTGCCCTGGAGGAGCTGCACAAATCCGCCCAGGTTGCTCCTACCATTGCACAGGTCAATTTGTCCACCTGCTGCGTCGTGCCGCCGGAGCTTCAGGAGTTCTGCGCTGCCCACGACATCCAGTTGAACACGCACAGCGATCCGGAGCAGCTATTGCAGGACGAGCAGTTCTCTGGACTGGCACCTGGCTACACTATCGACTGGTCACTGCGCTACCAAGTGCATGTCCGTTGCCGCGGCGTCCTCACCGCCAAGGGCTATATCGTCGGAGCCTCTCGGTCCAGCGCTTAGATTTAGTATATCCGATCAGATTCTAGGCTAtagtttttatgttttttatgtATACTGTGTGTAGTGGTGTACTTATTGTTTGTTATACAAAACCGCCATTGATTGATTTTATTGTAAACGATTTTTCGAACCTATTCTGAACATAAAGCGTTTCAAAAACGGCCAGCTCCTCTGTGTCATTCGTTTCCAGTTGGGGTCAAAGTCAGTGGCGATTCCCCCCGAACCGGTTTGGCTCGCTGGTAAATTAAGTATACGTCCAGTGGATGTAATTGGAATGCTCAGACAATTGCAGGCCAGCTGTGTCTGGCGATTTCCTTGTGCCAGTGGCGGAGGCGGCGGCGATGGCTGCTCGTTATTTCTCTTGGTAGCCAAATCTAATTAAAGGCAGACGAGTCTCGCCCGGCGACCCATCCAGATCACGTGGCTGACCCGCTTTTCGATTCGACTACGAGCCGGAGAAGTCAAAGGGGGAAAAAAACCCCTCAGCTGAttagaatattttatataGCGGGagatatattaaatatataactgCTGATTTAGATGCTATCAGGCCATAAATCCCGACCAGACGTGGCTAATAATAATTTGGAAGAAATACTATACAAgtattaacaaaaataaagggGTGTCTGATAATCAGCGCCCGAAAATTTACAAGTGCCGTATTCCGCTGGAGTGAGCTAAGATTGGAAATCGTTTCCAACGTGTCAGGTATGAGGCGAGTGAGGTTCTGTAAGTGGGCCATTTAATTGCCAACTGGAGGAAGTTCGTGGACAAATGGTTTATTAATGAGCCTTGATGTGTGGGGAGGGGGTAGCTGGTAGCTGGCCCAACCGAACATGTAATTTGAGGCCAAAGTTCAAGGACCATGTGCTCGCTTCTAATATGTATCTTAATAAAAGTGTTCGAGCACAAAAAAACAGAGAGATATGTGGTGGAAAATAATAGACAAACAGTCAGTACTCTTATCGCGGTTCTGACTCTCCCACAGCGATGACTTGTGTGTTTCCGAAATCCCCCATTTCGAAAATAGAGAGGGAGCCTAATAAAGAGCGATAGTGATTCAAAATAACTTGTTTGGCGATCTTTACTGCACCGGGGCCTGTTTCGTCACTAAGTGGTATTCTAATACCCGCGATGACGCATCCTCCTCCAAAATAAACGCCAGCAACATGTTGCCGCAACAAGTGGAAAGAACGCTCTGGAATATAAGTACATAGGTTCACCTCCAGGCACTGCGGGTATCTGGTGAAATGACATTGCTACACATATCGGGCGTAATCAGCTCCTTATCACTATTAGTAATATTTTTGCTGGCTTATTAGAAGGCAAAACCGCATCCAAGTGCAGTGGGTTGATAAGCGCTTGATCACCagggcgtatacgtaacgAGTGGCCATAAACCGTATCCATTTTAAAGCACATCCGTCATTATGTTCCGGATGAGCTGAGCCGAGTGATTTAGCAATTTTTTGACAATCGTATCCATTAATAGTATCTGAGCTCCAGAATATTCCACTGACTACCCCCATCATCAAAGAAAAAACCCATTTTTTGTGATTACACCATAACAATTGTTGAGTCTTTATTaagttaattaaatattcttcGAATGCTTCCGTACTCACATTATCCTTAGCACATCTAGTGGCCTTTCGCAACGCATACTAGACATAGGTACTAGCTGCCAACAATTTTCGCCTAGATATCGGTTATTTTGGTTTTGAAGTATATGTTTTAGCAGTTAACACACACCAATAATGTACACTGGGAGTCGATAATGAATGTACTGAGTTTAACTGGGTGGGTTTTCCCCTTTCTATATCTAATTAGTAATTTCAGGAATTGTCTGCGTTGATGTGTTTTGGGTGTCCTCGCGGAAAGACTACAACATTTATCGTACAATGCGTTTGGGCTACATTTACACTCCGCATTTTTGTGGACCATTAACAATTAGCTACAATTAGATTGCATCGTAAAAACTAATCTCACTAGATCGCAATTCAAAATAATACTCTGTATAATTTAGCTGCATTCGAAAACCAACGCTCTTTGCTGGGGACGGACGCTGTCTGACAATTTAAATCGCCTAATTGGCATTCCGAATTAACAAACTAAAAACTGGCGGACACTCAATGTCTGTTTGGAACTTGTTTGCATTCGTTCGTTGTTCGTTCGACCATTCCGGGGACCATTCATATataatcgaatcgaatcgaggCAATTGGGTGGAGGCGTTTTGGGTGGCTGTAATACAAATTTGAAACCGGGCTTTCTGTTTCCGTTTCTGTGGCAGAACGCAATGGGCCAAATGGATTGGGTGGAAGGAGAGGATGTTGCATTTGAATTCAAAACTTAACTACGTTCGTTCGTTGCTGTTCGGCGCGCCCTAGGACTTGTAAACCATAGAGTAAAAATGTATCAAAATCGCCTGTGTCGTCGTCTCAAAACAAGTGAAAACGTACAAAAATCGTTTGTTTAATTGTTTGGTCGAAGACATCTTAAATAGTTCGATATCTGTAATGGACTCTGTGTTGCACATTCTTCTAAAGTAATTGTTCTCGTCTAGTTTCTCATAAGATTCAAAATGTAATGCTGCGTTCTTCTCACGACCCCGAGTTCAATCTAAATTCGACTTGCCGTCCAACGGAAATCAACTAATTTTTGGGACACGAGCTTGACGATGAGACTACTTTCCGTCGTCTACGGTTCACAACGAATATCTGAAGAATTTTCTCTAATTTACTTATGGTATTTTCTATTGAAAGAGAATAGATTAGTGTAGTTATTTATAGACACATACAATAGGGCTATGCGTTGTGCGATAGCTTAGTTAATAGAATCGTTTCTAAGTGGGTCAAGTGGGTGGTGAACAGTGGAAGGGGGCAAAGGACATCTGTGGTTAAGAGCTCGTTGAGCATATTGCTGGAGTAGATAAGGTTACGGGTTCGAGTCTGAGTTGGGCTCTTTTCTACTCTTATTATTAGAAATTGAATTTGCagatttttcaacttttgttgtgccaatatatttttaaaaaatattttcagtatTCGTTATCATTTTGTTggtgtgattttttttgtacatacTAAtctaaagtattttttttttaattcaaggGAATTGCAACTGTCAAGAACACAGACATTTAGACGAACACACATCAAGACATCAAGAGTGACACTTAAAATGCATATTGACATCTtttctgtttagttttatCCTTTGGTTACTTGTGTTTCCTTTAGTTTTTACCGATTTAACATTTAGATCAAAAGTGTGCCCCTAAAAAATGCCACAAAAATAcaatcaaaacatttgtttACTAAACTACAAAATACatatacaataaaatacaTTGATGCACGcgtaatatttatatataacttACATTCTATAATATTCATGTACGGATGTAACCTTCTTTACTCTATAACAACTAACAACAATCTTCTTTTTAGTCTGATTCGCGCTTTTGAGTGGGTCTATGATTAGGTAATGTCGGATGTATAACTACTCAAAATATAATACCATTTCAAATACAATTTCATCAGTTTGCCGGTGCGGCATACTTAGGTAATTCAGTCTAATACGGGAATTGGTCAATGATCATTGGGGAAGTTTGGAGAACTTTGGAGTGGGGTATCCAAAAACCGAAACGAAATAATGTTCAAGCCTTGCAACCGACCGATAAGAAACTTAAACCTCTGGAGATGTATCATGATGTCTCCTGTGCCGGGTGTTTAGATCAAGTGCGACTTCCGGTTGGAGTGCTCAATGGCGGCCAGCAACTCGTGCTTCTTGCGAACGTAGAGGCGCCCCTTCTTCCACGGATTCTGCAACTGCAGGGGCTTGAAGTCATCCCGTAGGCATCGTTCTCGCGCTCCTATCACCGCCACCAGGCAGAAGTTCTCCAGCGTCTCCGGTCCGTAGATGGGCCCGTTGTTGCCCTTCAGCACCACGGCCATGTTCAGCTGCTTCACCACCAGGTTGATCACTTCGCGGGCGGTCGTCTTGGGAGTCACGTGCAGCTTGAGACTGGTTCCACTAGCCAGGCCCGTGTTGTAGGCGGTGTACACTTGGATAATGCCCGACGTCTGTTCCGTATTGAGGCTGGAACAGCTCGCCGTGTCCTCCTCGCTGCTCTGCCGGGACAGGCTTTTGGTGGACGATGCTTTCGATGTGCTAGCCACCGGTTCTTCGCCACCCACTGCTCTCAGCTCGGCCAGAGTACTCTTTAAATAGGGCCCACCTTCGCGCAAATTCGCACTGGAGGCCGCCTTGGTCGCGGGCTTCAGGGGCTTATGCTCCAGGTCCGTGGCGAAGGCTCCGTTTCCGCTCCTCAGCGAGACACTCGACCCAGCCAGATACGGCGCCGAACTGGAACTGTGCACCGTAATGAGCGGAGTGGGGTGGGATCCTATATTGGAGCTGGTACGCTTCCGCTGAGCAGCTACCGTCTGCGAGTGACGTAGTGCATCCGCCAGGGTATCATCCGAGCGCGAGGGCGGAATGGCAAACACGCTGTTGGTGCTATTCCCGTCCGAGGCAGAGTCAACGGCGGAGTAGAAGCTACGCGCCGTATACGTAGAGCTTATGGAGTCGCCGCTATTTTTCCGCAAGGATACATCCGAGCACATGGAGCCCGCGTACTCGCTGGTAGTGGACACTTGCAgcagttgttgctgctgctggagagTCTGGGgcggctgttgctgttgctggggATGCTGCATTTGCTTGGCAGAAGGTTCCACCGGAGTAATAGCCGTTAATCCCAAGTTTTGTTCGGATTTCGAGTGCTCTGGCTTGGCCTGCGCCTGATCCTCACTGGTGCCGGGTCCTGGCCAGCTGCCTCGTCCCGTTCCAGCTTTGGTGAATTTACTCTCACGAATGGGTAGCTGGAGGAGCTGTTTGCTGGCGGAGTTGGTTACTGCGGACTCTTCCTGCCGCTGCTGGGTGAAGTCAAGGATCTCTCGCATGGCCAGCGAGGGCTGGGCGCTTTTGTTCCGGGCGTAGGCCACCACATCCATCAGCCAGCGCACACTCTTCCAGACCAGATTCAGGCTTGTACTTAGTTCTTGCAGGGTGGCCAGTCGCTCCTTGGCCGCCTGCAGTTCGCTGCTGGAGAAGGCTTCCCGGAGAGAGTGCGTGGCCAGTCCGGTGTCCAGCTCCAGGATGCAGGAGAGGCGGGCGTACTTTTGTATTATCGCCGGCTGGTAGGTGCGCAGGTGGATCATCTCGAACGCCTGAATGCTCAGGCTTGCCAGGTCGTCCCtttgcagcagcagctccgACTGACCAGGCACGGCGCAGGAGGCTTCGGCCGAGGGACAGACCACCAGGAAACTAATATCCGGGCTGTGCTCGATGACCTCGACGTCGTACAGGCGGTGGGTGGCCGCATCCGCAGCCTTGATGTTCATGCTGG
This window contains:
- the LOC6500781 gene encoding glutamate--cysteine ligase regulatory subunit, which produces MIPTITKNYQNVVISTGNMLEISNELGQRKSNEELYDGLKVTLHSDPSEERVVVEVEIDETHGRVQRATQELNSRLTENGRNEISIGAKIFLNRNSRECAQQAVEALLNILNVTHVDNVVLAYHPNVNSVANETAAATTSTAVKSPCSEGSTVPSTASNWSLKNGAQGVAELKELYQSLEQYALKQKITQLGIADLDAAALEELHKSAQVAPTIAQVNLSTCCVVPPELQEFCAAHDIQLNTHSDPEQLLQDEQFSGLAPGYTIDWSLRYQVHVRCRGVLTAKGYIVGASRSSA